A part of Helicobacter ibis genomic DNA contains:
- the ppsA gene encoding pyruvate, water dikinase — MKYIKFFKELNNRDVPIVGGKNASIGEMFQELVPMGIKVPNGFAITSEAYWYLLDSAGIRDKIRELLEGIDVTEIDVLNVRSKKIRDMIFGTPLPSDLREEILEAYRILSEEYGMEEADVAVRSSATAEDLPDASFAGQQDTYLSVQGQTELIHYIKSCLASLFTDRAVSYRASRGFDHFKVALSVGVQKMVRADKGSAGVMFSIDTETGFKDAVFITSSWGLGENVVGGTVNPDEFYVFKPALELGKRPILKRQLGYKNIKMVYAAPGAKHPTKNIETTEEELRSFSISDDEVLTLARYAMLIEKHYTKEAGEYRPMDMEWAKDGNSGEIFIVQARPETVQSQKMKKQSNTLEKYFFKNKNEKEVILCGKAVGGKIGTGKIRVIDNINNMGELKQGEILVTDNTDPDWEPAMKKASAVITNRGGRTCHAAIVAREIGVPAIVGAVGATEKLETGMEVTVSCAEGEDGFVYSGIHEYEIEKIDLASLEQPKTKIYMNIGNPEKAFSFSMIPNNGVGLARMEFIINNYIKAHPLALIELNNGNKEFDGVEGVREIMSGYANPKDFFIKKIAEGVGMIAAAFYPKPVIVRTSDFKSNEYCRMVGGKDYEPHEENPMIGYRGASRYYSKEYLQAFEWECEALAMARNEMGFSNMKIMIPFLRTPDEGRRVLEIMRKNGLVQGENGLEIYVMCELPVNVILADEFLQLFDGFSIGSNDLTQLTLGVDRDGELVSHVFDERNPALLKMFKIAIEACKRHNKYCGICGQAPSDYPEIAEFLVENGITSISLNPDSIIETWDRIVKLEQKLGI; from the coding sequence ATGAAATATATTAAGTTTTTTAAAGAGCTTAATAATAGAGATGTGCCAATTGTAGGTGGTAAGAATGCAAGTATTGGGGAAATGTTTCAAGAGCTTGTACCAATGGGGATTAAAGTTCCAAATGGATTTGCAATTACAAGTGAAGCATATTGGTATTTACTAGATAGTGCGGGGATTAGAGATAAAATAAGAGAACTCTTAGAAGGGATTGATGTTACTGAAATAGATGTTTTAAATGTGCGTTCAAAAAAGATTAGAGATATGATTTTTGGCACACCACTTCCTTCTGATTTGAGAGAGGAAATTTTAGAAGCTTACAGAATCTTAAGTGAAGAATATGGAATGGAAGAAGCTGATGTTGCAGTTAGAAGTTCTGCTACTGCTGAAGATTTACCAGATGCGTCATTTGCAGGACAACAAGATACATATTTAAGTGTGCAAGGTCAAACAGAATTAATTCATTACATTAAATCATGTCTTGCTTCTTTATTTACAGATAGAGCTGTGAGTTATAGAGCTTCAAGGGGATTTGATCATTTTAAAGTAGCGCTATCTGTTGGTGTGCAAAAAATGGTTAGAGCTGATAAGGGTAGTGCTGGTGTTATGTTTTCTATCGATACAGAGACAGGATTTAAAGATGCGGTTTTTATAACTTCTTCATGGGGGCTTGGTGAAAATGTAGTTGGTGGGACTGTAAATCCAGATGAGTTTTATGTGTTTAAACCTGCATTAGAGCTTGGTAAGCGTCCTATTCTAAAAAGACAGCTAGGATATAAAAACATAAAAATGGTATATGCAGCACCGGGAGCAAAACACCCTACAAAAAATATAGAAACAACAGAAGAAGAATTAAGAAGTTTTTCTATAAGTGATGATGAGGTTCTCACTCTAGCTAGATATGCTATGCTAATAGAAAAACACTACACAAAAGAAGCTGGAGAGTATCGCCCTATGGATATGGAATGGGCAAAAGATGGTAATAGCGGAGAGATATTTATAGTCCAAGCGCGTCCAGAGACTGTGCAAAGCCAAAAGATGAAAAAACAAAGCAATACTTTAGAGAAATATTTCTTTAAAAATAAAAATGAAAAGGAAGTTATCTTATGTGGTAAAGCAGTTGGTGGCAAAATTGGTACTGGTAAAATTAGAGTAATTGATAATATAAACAATATGGGTGAGTTAAAGCAAGGAGAGATTCTAGTCACTGATAATACTGATCCTGACTGGGAACCTGCTATGAAAAAAGCTTCTGCTGTAATTACAAATCGTGGTGGCAGGACTTGCCATGCTGCAATTGTTGCTAGGGAAATTGGAGTTCCTGCTATTGTTGGTGCTGTTGGTGCAACTGAAAAGTTAGAAACTGGAATGGAAGTAACGGTCTCTTGTGCAGAGGGCGAAGATGGCTTTGTTTATAGTGGAATCCATGAATATGAAATTGAAAAAATCGATTTAGCATCACTAGAACAACCAAAAACAAAGATATATATGAATATCGGAAATCCAGAAAAAGCATTTTCTTTCTCCATGATACCAAATAATGGTGTTGGGCTTGCTAGAATGGAGTTTATTATTAACAACTATATTAAAGCCCACCCTCTAGCTTTAATAGAGCTAAATAATGGAAATAAAGAGTTTGATGGAGTAGAGGGCGTAAGAGAGATTATGTCTGGCTATGCAAATCCTAAAGACTTCTTTATTAAAAAAATCGCAGAAGGTGTTGGAATGATAGCAGCAGCCTTTTATCCAAAGCCAGTTATTGTTAGAACAAGTGATTTTAAGTCTAATGAATATTGTAGAATGGTTGGCGGTAAAGATTATGAGCCACACGAAGAAAACCCAATGATTGGCTATCGTGGGGCTAGTAGATATTATTCTAAGGAGTATTTACAAGCGTTTGAATGGGAGTGTGAGGCACTTGCTATGGCTAGAAATGAAATGGGATTTTCTAATATGAAAATTATGATTCCATTCCTTAGAACCCCTGATGAGGGAAGAAGAGTGCTAGAGATAATGCGTAAAAATGGTCTAGTGCAGGGTGAAAATGGGCTTGAGATATATGTTATGTGTGAATTGCCTGTAAATGTAATATTAGCAGATGAGTTTTTGCAATTATTTGATGGATTCTCAATTGGTTCAAATGACCTAACGCAGCTTACTTTAGGCGTTGATAGAGATGGTGAGCTTGTAAGTCATGTTTTTGATGAGAGGAATCCAGCATTGCTTAAAATGTTTAAAATCGCAATTGAAGCATGTAAGCGCCATAATAAATATTGTGGAATTTGTGGTCAAGCACCTAGTGATTATCCAGAAATTGCCGAATTTTTAGTGGAAAATGGCATAACTTCAATTTCTCTAAATCCAGATTCTATTATTGAGACTTGGGATAGAATTGTAAAACTAGAGCAAAAATTAGGTATATGA
- the purL gene encoding phosphoribosylformylglycinamidine synthase subunit PurL, with protein sequence MQDIQSILQQHKLSNDDYKKILNILNREPNLVEIGIFSAMWSEHCSYKSSKIYLNGFHTKEDWVIQGPGENAGIIDIGGGYGAVFKMESHNHPSFIEPYAGAATGVGGIMRDVFTMGARPVASLNSIRFGDITKNNEIGKKHRYLLKGVVSGISGYGNCMGVPTIGGETTFESCYNGNILVNAFTLGIVKNNEIFYGKAEGVGNPVIYVGSKTGRDGLGGAVMSSDSFNEDSKKLRPAVQVGDPFTEKLLLEACLELFKEDLIVGIQDMGAAGLTSSSFEMAGRSGSGMIIHLDKVPMREEGMNPYELMLSESQERMLICAKKGYENKILEIFKKWELDCAIIGEVTNSGKMELYWYNEKCAEIPVQPLSEKSPILRREVSQNPTYLDKIESFKIDSILDINNGEMLEEILKSPDINSKSWIYEQYDNTIQNNTMTKAGKSGASVIRIKENDKALALSVYCNSRLCYINPKEGAIQAVAKVGRDIALKGGIPLAITDCLNFGNPENSEVMWQFKEACEGIKIASKNLKMPVVSGNVSLYNQTDNIDIYPTPSIAAVGIIDEPSKIIKDNSKDGNSVYILCKNNLELNFGASLVAKLFGNSIKAEISKISLEDELNIWKFLQVSKDKIDSAYDIHKGGLATTLAKLCIFNNVGCICDKKLDKLELFGESPNQILISANKQNTEFLLQIAEKYNLCLREIATLGGNNIQISDINLPLSKAQTLFFDSFKELIEDL encoded by the coding sequence ATGCAAGATATACAATCTATACTACAACAACACAAGCTAAGCAACGATGACTACAAAAAGATTCTAAACATACTAAATAGAGAACCAAATTTAGTTGAAATAGGAATATTTTCTGCGATGTGGAGTGAGCATTGCAGTTATAAATCAAGCAAAATTTATCTAAATGGATTCCATACAAAAGAAGACTGGGTAATACAAGGACCCGGAGAGAATGCTGGTATTATCGATATTGGTGGTGGATATGGAGCAGTCTTTAAAATGGAATCACACAACCACCCAAGCTTCATCGAACCATATGCTGGAGCTGCAACTGGTGTTGGTGGAATCATGCGAGATGTTTTTACTATGGGGGCTAGACCTGTTGCATCTCTAAATTCAATAAGATTCGGAGATATAACCAAAAACAACGAAATAGGCAAAAAACATAGATATTTACTCAAAGGCGTTGTTAGTGGCATTAGCGGATATGGTAACTGCATGGGAGTGCCTACCATTGGCGGAGAAACTACTTTTGAATCTTGCTACAATGGAAATATACTTGTAAATGCCTTTACTTTAGGGATAGTAAAAAATAATGAAATATTCTATGGAAAAGCTGAAGGAGTTGGCAATCCAGTTATATATGTAGGCTCAAAAACTGGTAGAGATGGGCTTGGCGGTGCTGTTATGAGTTCTGATAGCTTTAATGAAGATTCTAAAAAATTACGCCCTGCTGTGCAAGTTGGCGATCCTTTTACAGAAAAATTACTGCTTGAAGCCTGTTTGGAGCTTTTTAAAGAAGATTTGATTGTAGGAATTCAAGATATGGGTGCAGCAGGACTCACAAGCTCTAGCTTTGAAATGGCAGGACGAAGTGGAAGCGGAATGATTATACACCTCGATAAAGTCCCTATGCGAGAAGAAGGCATGAATCCATATGAGCTAATGCTAAGTGAATCACAAGAAAGAATGCTAATTTGTGCAAAAAAAGGCTACGAAAATAAAATCTTAGAAATATTTAAAAAATGGGAACTTGATTGTGCAATTATTGGAGAAGTTACAAATAGTGGCAAAATGGAGCTATATTGGTATAATGAAAAATGTGCTGAAATACCTGTGCAACCACTAAGCGAAAAATCTCCAATCTTAAGAAGAGAAGTTAGCCAAAACCCGACTTATTTAGACAAGATAGAATCTTTTAAGATAGATTCAATATTAGATATTAATAATGGCGAGATGTTAGAAGAAATACTAAAAAGTCCAGATATAAATTCAAAATCATGGATATATGAACAATACGATAACACAATCCAAAACAATACAATGACAAAAGCAGGAAAAAGTGGAGCTAGTGTAATTAGAATAAAAGAAAACGATAAGGCCCTAGCTTTAAGTGTGTATTGCAACTCAAGACTATGCTATATAAATCCAAAAGAAGGAGCAATTCAAGCAGTAGCAAAGGTGGGACGAGATATAGCATTAAAGGGAGGAATCCCACTTGCAATTACTGATTGTTTAAACTTTGGCAATCCTGAAAATAGTGAGGTAATGTGGCAGTTTAAAGAAGCTTGTGAAGGCATAAAAATAGCATCAAAAAATCTAAAAATGCCAGTAGTTAGCGGAAATGTAAGCCTTTATAACCAAACTGATAATATTGATATATATCCAACACCTAGTATTGCAGCAGTTGGCATTATAGATGAGCCATCAAAAATAATAAAAGATAATTCTAAAGATGGGAATAGTGTATATATACTATGTAAAAATAATTTGGAGCTAAACTTTGGTGCTTCACTTGTTGCAAAATTATTTGGAAATTCAATAAAAGCAGAAATTTCAAAAATATCATTAGAAGATGAACTAAATATTTGGAAGTTCTTACAGGTTTCAAAAGATAAGATAGATTCTGCATACGATATACATAAAGGTGGGTTAGCTACTACACTAGCCAAACTATGTATATTTAATAATGTTGGATGTATATGTGATAAAAAATTAGATAAGCTAGAATTATTTGGTGAATCTCCAAACCAAATTCTAATATCAGCAAATAAGCAAAATACAGAATTTCTACTACAAATAGCAGAAAAATACAATTTATGCTTAAGAGAAATTGCAACCTTAGGTGGTAACAATATACAAATAAGCGATATAAATCTGCCTCTAAGCAAGGCACAAACACTATTTTTTGATTCATTTAAGGAACTAATTGAAGATCTTTAG
- a CDS encoding flavodoxin codes for MKKIGLFYGSDGGTTENVANKIASILNNVDIYDVSKSSKEELLGYDNLILATPTYGSGDLQGDWEDFVENFSAIDFKGKTIALVGLGDQDVYSDTFCDGIFSLYELVKESNMIGQTSIEGYEYEASKAEVDGKFVGLVIDDVNQDDLTDSRISKWVSEIKDKFN; via the coding sequence ATGAAAAAAATTGGTTTATTTTATGGCAGTGATGGTGGCACAACAGAAAATGTGGCAAATAAAATTGCTTCTATACTTAACAATGTGGATATTTATGATGTATCAAAGTCCTCAAAAGAAGAATTATTGGGGTATGATAATTTAATTTTAGCTACTCCAACTTATGGTAGTGGTGATTTGCAAGGAGATTGGGAAGACTTCGTAGAGAATTTTAGTGCTATTGACTTTAAAGGTAAAACAATAGCTTTAGTTGGACTTGGCGATCAAGATGTATATTCAGATACATTTTGTGATGGAATATTTTCGTTATACGAACTAGTAAAAGAATCAAATATGATAGGACAAACAAGTATAGAAGGCTATGAGTATGAAGCAAGCAAAGCAGAGGTTGATGGCAAGTTTGTAGGACTTGTTATAGATGATGTAAATCAAGATGATCTAACAGATAGTAGAATTTCAAAATGGGTTTCAGAAATAAAAGATAAGTTTAATTAA
- a CDS encoding catalase family peroxidase: MKIKNLLLCFSILAINVAFANQTYDEQKIADIFYQLNGDPKDPHKKVNHSKGFCASGEFVVNKNGISNIDLPLFLQNKIPVDIRYSLGGGNMDDKSKPRGMAINFNGDKESWTMVMLNTEINFAKNPQEFGQFFEMRIPVNGKVNNEKIAKLTKEVDSYRNFDKYLQNIGISSIENTPFYSIHTFYFKSNNGELLPAKWKFIPQDGIKYLSDEQLAKLDKDFLATNFQNYTKNKPVKYDMYLVLANKGDILDDTTALWSGKHKEILVGTLNVTNYNGTSCNSDVYFPSNLPTGVEPPKDPLFNLRSPTYSITFGKRQ; this comes from the coding sequence ATGAAAATTAAAAATCTGTTGTTGTGTTTTAGCATTCTTGCTATAAATGTTGCTTTTGCAAACCAAACATACGATGAGCAAAAAATTGCAGACATTTTCTATCAGCTAAATGGTGACCCAAAAGATCCTCACAAAAAAGTGAATCATTCAAAAGGTTTCTGTGCAAGTGGTGAGTTTGTTGTAAATAAAAATGGAATTTCTAATATAGATTTACCATTATTTTTACAAAATAAAATACCAGTTGATATAAGATATTCTCTTGGTGGAGGAAACATGGATGATAAAAGTAAACCAAGAGGAATGGCTATCAATTTTAATGGAGATAAAGAATCTTGGACTATGGTTATGCTAAATACTGAAATTAATTTCGCAAAAAATCCGCAAGAATTTGGACAATTCTTCGAAATGAGAATACCAGTAAATGGAAAAGTGAATAACGAAAAAATTGCTAAACTAACTAAGGAGGTAGATTCTTATAGAAATTTTGACAAATATTTACAGAATATAGGAATTTCTAGCATTGAAAACACTCCATTTTATAGCATACACACATTTTATTTTAAATCAAACAATGGAGAGTTGCTCCCAGCAAAATGGAAATTTATACCACAAGATGGCATCAAGTATTTAAGCGATGAACAACTTGCAAAACTAGATAAAGACTTTTTGGCAACTAATTTCCAAAACTACACAAAAAATAAACCTGTGAAATATGATATGTATTTGGTATTAGCAAACAAAGGTGATATATTAGATGACACAACTGCATTATGGAGCGGAAAACATAAAGAAATATTAGTTGGAACTTTAAATGTTACAAACTACAATGGCACAAGCTGCAATTCTGATGTGTATTTTCCATCTAACTTACCAACTGGCGTAGAGCCACCAAAAGATCCACTATTTAACCTAAGAAGCCCTACTTATTCTATTACTTTCGGTAAAAGACAATGA
- a CDS encoding cation:proton antiporter, with protein MAVISGIILNKLNIPAIIGYILTGVLTTYFFGLKLEDNERLNELAELGIIFLMFMIGLEFSFKTMSNIKKEVLLFGGLQVFLSMLAFFGICFFVMGFNFDTSIIVASAVSLSSTAIVLKHLNDVNQTQTPYGKNCVGILIFQDIAVIPILLMIKLLSNKEAEISTLLLTTSVSAVIVLLLLLLPGRFVAKAILRSSAKMKTDEVFLGVVLLIILGAAYISNYFGFSMSLGAFLAGMIISNTPYKYQVGAVLVYFRDLLLGIFFITIGMQIDVVFLLKYFIIIIFLVAGLIIAKTAIMYIFLVFFSGVKTGMKTALSLSQIGEFSFAIFLLASQNQILNLHLEGGILKYINSNFLDNITPDEIYQFLTLMVIFSMIATPFILNKIDQYSDSILKFLHLSKTNEVNTEKVHTAVPDELLNKHVIVCGYGILGQGLLSYFAGTELKAVAIDFNYERVEKGYRNNHNVIYGDITNKTIFREMQVEKSTAVIICVESISVAERAIYHILSISKFCKIIVYTKNNESEAKYKDMGLYSVINGKREIATMIANMVTEASKEENDS; from the coding sequence ATGGCTGTTATATCTGGAATTATTCTAAATAAATTAAATATTCCAGCAATTATTGGATATATACTGACAGGTGTATTAACCACATATTTCTTTGGACTAAAATTAGAAGACAATGAGAGACTAAACGAATTAGCAGAACTTGGAATAATTTTTCTTATGTTTATGATAGGACTTGAATTTAGCTTTAAAACCATGTCAAACATAAAAAAAGAAGTATTGCTTTTTGGTGGATTACAAGTATTTCTATCAATGCTTGCATTCTTTGGTATATGTTTTTTCGTTATGGGATTTAACTTTGATACTTCAATTATAGTTGCAAGTGCTGTCAGCCTATCATCAACTGCAATAGTGCTAAAACACCTAAATGATGTAAACCAAACACAAACCCCTTATGGAAAAAACTGTGTTGGTATCTTGATATTCCAAGATATAGCTGTAATTCCAATTTTATTAATGATTAAACTACTAAGCAATAAAGAAGCAGAAATCTCAACACTGCTACTTACAACTAGTGTTTCTGCTGTAATAGTTCTACTGCTCTTATTGCTACCTGGCAGATTCGTCGCTAAAGCAATTTTAAGATCATCAGCAAAGATGAAAACGGATGAAGTCTTCTTAGGAGTTGTGTTATTAATTATTCTTGGTGCTGCATATATTAGTAATTATTTTGGATTTTCTATGTCCCTTGGAGCATTCTTAGCTGGTATGATAATATCAAATACTCCATACAAATATCAAGTAGGTGCTGTGCTTGTATATTTTAGAGACCTATTGCTTGGTATATTTTTTATCACCATTGGTATGCAAATAGATGTTGTATTTTTACTAAAATATTTCATTATTATAATATTCCTAGTTGCAGGACTGATAATAGCCAAAACTGCAATTATGTATATATTTTTAGTATTCTTTAGCGGAGTAAAGACAGGAATGAAGACTGCATTATCACTATCTCAAATAGGTGAATTTTCATTTGCCATATTCTTGCTTGCTAGTCAAAATCAGATTCTAAACTTACACCTAGAGGGCGGTATATTAAAATACATAAACTCTAACTTTCTAGACAATATCACACCAGACGAAATATATCAGTTCCTAACACTTATGGTTATTTTCTCCATGATTGCAACTCCTTTTATACTTAATAAAATAGACCAATATTCAGATTCTATTTTGAAGTTTCTACATCTATCTAAAACAAATGAAGTAAACACAGAAAAAGTGCATACAGCAGTGCCAGATGAACTATTAAACAAGCATGTAATAGTATGTGGATATGGGATCTTAGGACAAGGATTATTAAGTTACTTTGCGGGAACTGAACTAAAGGCAGTTGCAATTGACTTTAACTATGAAAGAGTAGAAAAAGGATATAGAAATAATCATAATGTAATCTATGGAGATATAACAAACAAAACAATCTTTAGAGAAATGCAAGTGGAAAAAAGCACAGCAGTAATAATATGTGTAGAATCAATAAGTGTAGCCGAAAGAGCGATATATCACATACTATCAATCTCTAAATTTTGCAAAATAATTGTATATACAAAAAACAACGAATCAGAAGCCAAATATAAAGATATGGGATTATATAGTGTAATAAATGGCAAAAGAGAAATAGCAACTATGATAGCTAATATGGTAACGGAAGCCTCAAAAGAAGAAAATGATAGCTAA
- a CDS encoding sulfite exporter TauE/SafE family protein, with the protein MEAFDLSLLSVLILLCIGLFTGVVAGFFGIGGGAIIVPMMIFLGNDIKVAIGISIMQMIFSSIYGTYINYKQNNLHLQDGIYIGIGGLIGASFSGIVVDRIDSYILEVLFSLFLVYSIFKFFKSNAYGGNRKIKEGLYGNLFLVCCGIVVGIFAISLGIGGGMMLAPLMAYYLGYNSKKIIPISLFFVIFSSISGFSSLALHGYVDYRQGFIVGLASLIGVRIGIYVLSRIDAKKHKNALLAMYVVVLSLMLKEMLL; encoded by the coding sequence ATGGAAGCTTTTGATTTATCTTTATTATCTGTTTTAATTTTGCTTTGTATTGGATTGTTTACTGGAGTTGTAGCAGGATTTTTTGGTATTGGTGGTGGAGCTATTATTGTGCCTATGATGATATTTTTGGGTAATGATATAAAAGTTGCCATTGGTATTTCAATTATGCAGATGATTTTCTCCTCTATTTATGGGACATATATAAATTACAAACAGAATAATTTGCACTTGCAAGATGGAATCTATATTGGAATAGGCGGGCTAATTGGTGCTTCATTTAGTGGTATTGTAGTTGATAGAATAGATTCATATATTTTAGAGGTTTTATTTTCATTATTTCTTGTGTATAGTATTTTTAAGTTTTTTAAATCGAATGCATATGGTGGTAACAGAAAGATCAAAGAAGGTTTGTATGGAAATTTATTTTTAGTGTGTTGTGGAATTGTTGTTGGAATCTTTGCTATATCTCTTGGAATAGGTGGCGGAATGATGCTGGCACCGCTTATGGCTTATTATCTCGGATATAATAGTAAGAAGATTATTCCAATTTCATTATTTTTTGTGATTTTTTCTTCAATATCTGGTTTTAGTTCTTTAGCGTTGCATGGTTATGTTGATTATAGGCAGGGATTTATAGTTGGTTTAGCTTCTTTGATTGGTGTTAGAATTGGTATTTATGTATTAAGCAGAATTGATGCAAAGAAGCACAAAAATGCACTTCTTGCAATGTATGTAGTTGTATTATCTCTAATGCTAAAAGAGATGTTGCTTTAG
- the selD gene encoding selenide, water dikinase SelD, translating to MEDLRQISSKLQNTNNKNILVDFYGNEDAGIYAINDEVAIVQSADFITPVVDDPYIYGQIAAANSISDIYAMGGDAISAINLLMWDKCNIPQELIQGILEGGLSKIQEAGAALLGGHTIADSEQKYGLSVNGIINPKKIWRNNTAKIGDVIILTKPIGLGILTTALKANKLESNTIEKISKIMSELNLKSKNIAQNYKISACTDITGFGLLGHLLEMTTKNTSLEIYSNNIPLIEESIIFAKKGIIPGGSYANKEAIHNKCNFNLAQDSIFRELDILLFDAQTSGGLALAINENEANKLIQHLKDEGIECANVISKVVENKESKLNIL from the coding sequence CTGGAAGACCTAAGACAAATATCATCTAAGCTACAAAATACAAACAACAAAAACATTCTTGTTGATTTTTATGGCAATGAAGATGCTGGAATCTATGCTATCAATGATGAAGTAGCTATTGTTCAAAGTGCTGACTTTATAACCCCTGTTGTAGATGATCCATATATATATGGACAAATTGCAGCTGCAAATTCAATTAGCGACATATATGCAATGGGAGGAGATGCAATTAGTGCTATAAACTTGCTCATGTGGGATAAATGCAATATACCACAAGAACTAATACAAGGAATCCTTGAGGGAGGGCTATCAAAAATACAAGAAGCCGGTGCTGCACTACTTGGAGGACACACAATAGCAGATAGTGAGCAAAAATATGGACTTAGTGTAAATGGGATAATAAATCCAAAAAAGATATGGAGAAATAACACAGCTAAAATAGGTGATGTAATAATCCTCACAAAACCAATAGGACTAGGGATTCTAACAACTGCACTAAAAGCCAATAAACTTGAATCCAACACAATAGAGAAAATATCCAAAATAATGAGTGAGCTAAATTTAAAGTCTAAAAACATAGCACAAAACTACAAAATAAGTGCATGCACTGATATTACTGGGTTTGGATTATTAGGACACTTGCTAGAAATGACAACTAAAAACACATCACTAGAGATATATAGCAATAATATCCCACTAATAGAAGAATCTATAATATTTGCAAAAAAAGGAATAATCCCCGGTGGAAGCTATGCCAATAAAGAAGCAATACACAATAAATGTAACTTTAATCTAGCACAAGATTCAATCTTTAGAGAGCTTGATATTTTGCTCTTTGATGCACAAACTTCAGGCGGATTAGCATTAGCAATAAACGAAAATGAAGCTAACAAACTAATACAACACCTAAAAGATGAAGGAATAGAATGTGCAAATGTAATATCTAAAGTAGTAGAAAACAAAGAATCAAAACTAAATATTTTATAA
- a CDS encoding GNAT family N-acetyltransferase, with protein sequence MPKSPLLNNIEGKFVNFREVEISDAKFILELRINPKKDRYINKIENNLQKQIDYIKHYKTLQNEWYYIVERKDGTPLGTNSIYPYPIFTEQWKDTKGYVIDDSQGMLSPGRWVMSDESSVLESLESDYLIKKLFFEHFPYDFAAQIVHKDNTRVLNFHKNWGSVEIGFEDSIDHIMLNFYKENFLKNKSKFERMLYGK encoded by the coding sequence ATGCCTAAATCTCCACTTTTAAATAATATTGAAGGCAAATTTGTAAATTTTAGAGAAGTAGAAATCTCTGATGCAAAGTTTATACTAGAGCTAAGAATAAATCCAAAAAAAGACCGCTATATAAACAAAATAGAAAACAATCTACAAAAACAAATAGATTACATAAAACACTATAAAACTCTACAAAATGAGTGGTATTACATAGTAGAAAGAAAAGATGGCACACCTCTTGGGACAAACTCGATTTATCCATATCCAATCTTTACCGAACAATGGAAAGATACAAAAGGCTATGTAATAGATGATTCTCAAGGTATGCTATCTCCTGGTAGATGGGTTATGAGCGATGAATCTAGTGTGCTTGAAAGCCTAGAATCTGACTATCTAATAAAGAAGTTATTTTTTGAACACTTCCCATATGACTTTGCAGCACAAATAGTTCATAAAGACAATACTAGGGTATTAAATTTCCATAAAAATTGGGGAAGCGTAGAAATAGGCTTTGAAGATTCGATAGATCACATAATGCTGAACTTTTACAAAGAAAATTTTTTGAAAAATAAATCTAAATTTGAAAGGATGTTATATGGAAAATAA
- a CDS encoding acyl carrier protein, with the protein MENNLQNYIDVFCECFDVNKEEAKNLKYQDIDSWDSVGHMGLVAALEDMFHIEFEADDIIDLSSFAKGIEILEKYNIKMS; encoded by the coding sequence ATGGAAAATAATTTACAAAACTACATTGATGTTTTTTGCGAGTGCTTTGATGTAAATAAAGAAGAAGCAAAGAATCTAAAATATCAAGATATAGATTCATGGGATAGCGTAGGACATATGGGCTTAGTAGCAGCACTAGAAGATATGTTTCATATAGAGTTTGAAGCAGATGATATTATCGATCTATCAAGCTTCGCTAAGGGAATAGAAATACTAGAAAAATACAATATAAAAATGAGCTAG